A genomic region of Procambarus clarkii isolate CNS0578487 chromosome 30, FALCON_Pclarkii_2.0, whole genome shotgun sequence contains the following coding sequences:
- the LOC123765516 gene encoding acyl-CoA dehydrogenase family member 11, whose protein sequence is MISVHWNRLNVILSHISVSGVRWVTTTSQGSQHLASKPDTGEVKVPDPASIEELKQKLCIQFSRAKLGHFTQTPPHQDNIFTNNAFLTSFLTRVLPKEIYSTIRDDLTRFGRRAVTDIYRLGRECELNQPYVRTFDAWGNRTDEIVTCQAWKDLKKISAEEGLIATAYEGKYGEYDRLYQMVKLYIFSPVSGLYSCPLAMTDGAAKIAKVINSTHLQEAYRHLTSRDPQQFWTSGQWMTEKRGGSDVSGSTETVALEQPDGTYQLFGYKWFSSATDADMTLTLANIISEDQPEPKPRGLTMFYLETKREDGTSNGIEVVKLKNKLGTRQLPTAELLLDGAVAHQLSPEGRGIASIANMLTITRMHNSVSACASMRRILQLARDYSQRRSAFGQMVESHTLHQLTASRMEVATRGCEMLTFHVARLLGREEAGVATQEESLILRIVTPILKFFTAKMAMEIVSEGLECFGGQGYIEDTGLPSYLRDAQVLPIWEGTSNIMSLDFLRAVTKTNGKALTALCEDVKGRVQGVMSSAIPEGLRDSCQKVTLAMEELINFLQKHPNLILPASRDIATSIAHIYIGCLLVDHAAWEKSTNSEEVANRWCRAPLTYLTIEQYSADNQALVMEGYNPSEVYGPMF, encoded by the exons ATGATTTCTGTACATTGGAATCGATTGAATGTTATTTTGAGTCACATCTCGGTGAGTGGTGTAAGATGGGTGACCACCACATCACAAGGCTCCCAGCATTTGGCATCCAAGCCAGACACAG gtgaagTTAAGGTGCCAGATCCTGCTTCAATTGAAGAACTAAAACAGAAACTCTGCATTCAGTTCTCCAGAGCAAAACTTGGACACTtcactcaaacaccaccacatcaGGACAATATCTTTACCAACAATGCATTTCTCACTTCCTTTTTGACCCGAGTTCTGCCAAAGGAG ATCTACAGTACTATACGGGACGACTTGACTCGCTTTGGTCGAAGGGCAGTGACTGATATATACCGCCTGGGAAGGGAATGTGAACTCAATCAGCCATATGTTCGAACCTTTGATGCTTGGGGCAACAGAACTGATGAAATAG TTACCTGTCAAGCTTGGAAGGACCTTAAAAAAATTTCTGCAGAAGAGGGTTTAATTGCTACAGCCTACGAAGGAAAGTATGGAGAGTATGATCGACTATACCAGATGGTTAAGCTGTATATTTTCTCACCTGTTTCCGGCCTGTATTCCTGTCCTTTAGCAATGACAGACGGTGCTGCTAAAATAGCAAAG GTGATAAACTCAACTCACTTGCAAGAAGCTTATCGACATCTTACCTCACGTGATCCGCAGCAGTTTTGGACATCAGGCCAATGGATGACGGAAAAACGAG GTGGATCAGATGTGAGTGGATCAACAGAGACTGTAGCACTGGAGCAGCCTGACGGCACTTACCAACTGTTTGGTTATAAGTGGTTTAGTTCTGCTACTGATGCTGACATGACACTTACCCTGGCTAATATCATCTCTGAAGATCAGCCTGAGCCA AAACCTCGAGGACTGACAATGTTTTACCTAGAAACAAAGAGAGAAGATGGCACATCAAATGGCATAGAAGTAGTTAAACTGAAGAATAAGTTGG GTACTCGCCAGTTACCCACAGCAGAGCTTCTACTAGATGGTGCAGTGGCGCACCAGCTTTCACCTGAGGGACGTGGCATCGCTTCAATTGCAAACATGCTTACTATCACTAGGATGCACAATTCTGTATCTGCATGTGCTTCAATGAGGAG AATACTCCAACTAGCACGAGACTACAGTCAGCGTCGCTCAGCATTTGGACAGATGGTAGAGTCTCACACATTGCACCAGCTCACAGCTTCAAGGATGGAGGTTGCTACTAGGGGATGTGAAATGCTCACTTTCCATGTTGCTAG ACTTCTTGGTCGGGAGGAGGCAGGTGTCGCTACTCAGGAAGAGTCTCTGATCCTTCGCATTGTAACTCCCATCTTGAAATTTTTCACGGCTAAGATGGCCATGGAGATAGTTTCAGAAGGCTTAGAATGTTTCGGTGGGCAGGGCTACATCGAGGACACTGGCTTACCTTCTTACTTACGAGATGCTCAG GTGTTACCAATTTGGGAAGGTACATCGAATATTATGTCGTTGGATTTCCTTCGCGCTGTGACAAAAACTAATGGAAAAGCCTTGACTGCTTTGTGTGAAGATGTAAAAG GCCGAGTACAAGGTGTGATGTCAAGTGCCATACCGGAAGGCTTGAGGGACTCTTGCCAGAAAGTGACTCTAGCCATGGAGGAGCTCATCAACTTCCTGCAGAAGCATCCAAATCTTATCCTCCCAGCATCGAGAGACATTGCCACATCAATTGCGCACAtttatattg GATGTCTCCTGGTTGATCATGCTGCATGGGAAAAAAGCACCAACAGCGAAGAAGTAGCGAACAGATGGTGTCGGGCGCCTCTAACCTACCTTACAATCGAGCAATACTCGGCTGATAATCAGGCCTTGGTTATGGAAGGTTACAACCCAAGTGAAGTTTATGGACCCATGTTTTAA